Proteins encoded within one genomic window of Macaca fascicularis isolate 582-1 chromosome 16, T2T-MFA8v1.1:
- the RSKR gene encoding ribosomal protein S6 kinase-related protein isoform X10, with product MGAVSCRQGQNTRVAVSHKGGNIRGPWARGWKSLWSDVGTIRSDLEELWELRGHHYLHRESLKPAPLLKSLPEWPVPQFINLFLPEFPIRPIRGQQQLKMENILLDERGHLKLTDFGLSRHLPQGARAYTICGTLQYMAPEVLSGGPYNHAADWWSLGVLLFSLATGKFPVAAERDHVAMLASVTHSDSEIPASLNQGLSLLLHELLCQNPLHRLRYLHHFQVHPFFRGVAFDPELLQKQPVNFVTETQATQPSSAETMPFDDFDCDLESFLLYPIPA from the exons atgGGAGCAGTAAGCTGTCGGCAGGGGCAAAACACCCGGGTGGCTGTTTCTCACAAG GGTGGCAACATCCGGGGCCCCTGGGCCCGAGGCTGGAAGAGCCTCTGGTCAGATGTGGGAACCATCAGGTCAGATCTGGAAGAACTCTGGGAACTACGGGGGCATCACTATCTGCACCGGGAGTCCCTAAAGCCAGCCCCACTACTGAAGTCTCTGCCAGAGTGGCCAGTGCCTCAGTTCATCAACCTCTTTCTACCAGAGTTTCCCATTAGGCCCATTAGGGGGCAGCAGCAGCTGAAG ATGGAGAATATTCTTCTAGATGAACGAG GCCATCTGAAACTGACAGACTTTGGTCTGTCCCGCCACCTGCCCCAGGGAGCTCGAGCCTACACTATCTGTGGCACTCTTCAGTACATGG CCCCAGAGGTCCTAAGTGGAGGACCTTACAACCATGCCGCTGATTGGTGGTCCCTGGGTGTCTTGCTTTTCTCTCTGGCAACGGGAAAG TTTCCAGTGGCTGCAGAGAGAGATCATGTGGCCATGTTGGCAAGTGTGACCCACAGTGACTCTGAGATCCCAGCTTCTCTTAACCAGGGCCTCTCACTCCTGCTCCATGAG CTCTTATGCCAGAACCCCCTCCATCGTCTACGTTATCTGCATCACTTCCAGGTCCACCCTTTCTTTCGGGGTGTGGCCTTTGACCCAGAGCTCCTACAGAAGCAGCCAGTGAACTTTGTCACGGAGACACAAGCTACGCAGCCCAGTTCAGCAGAGACCATGCCCTTCGACGACTTTGACTGTGATCTGGAGTCCTTCCTGCTCTACCCTATCCCTGCTTGA
- the RSKR gene encoding ribosomal protein S6 kinase-related protein isoform X8, with product MGAVSCRQGQNTRVAVSHKGGNIRGPWARGWKSLWSDVGTIRSDLEELWELRGHHYLHRESLKPAPLLKSLPEWPVPQFINLFLPEFPIRPIRGQQQLKRQINHPFVHSLGDSWQGKRHLFISYLHDLGIMHRDVKMENILLDERGHLKLTDFGLSRHLPQGARAYTICGTLQYMAPEVLSGGPYNHAADWWSLGVLLFSLATGKFPVAAERDHVAMLASVTHSDSEIPASLNQGLSLLLHELLCQNPLHRLRYLHHFQVHPFFRGVAFDPELLQKQPVNFVTETQATQPSSAETMPFDDFDCDLESFLLYPIPA from the exons atgGGAGCAGTAAGCTGTCGGCAGGGGCAAAACACCCGGGTGGCTGTTTCTCACAAG GGTGGCAACATCCGGGGCCCCTGGGCCCGAGGCTGGAAGAGCCTCTGGTCAGATGTGGGAACCATCAGGTCAGATCTGGAAGAACTCTGGGAACTACGGGGGCATCACTATCTGCACCGGGAGTCCCTAAAGCCAGCCCCACTACTGAAGTCTCTGCCAGAGTGGCCAGTGCCTCAGTTCATCAACCTCTTTCTACCAGAGTTTCCCATTAGGCCCATTAGGGGGCAGCAGCAGCTGAAG CGACAGATCAACCATCCCTTTGTACACAGCTTGGGGGACAGCTGGCAGGGAAAACGGCACCTTTTCATTA GTTATCTCCATGACTTGGGCATCATGCATCGAGATGTGAAG ATGGAGAATATTCTTCTAGATGAACGAG GCCATCTGAAACTGACAGACTTTGGTCTGTCCCGCCACCTGCCCCAGGGAGCTCGAGCCTACACTATCTGTGGCACTCTTCAGTACATGG CCCCAGAGGTCCTAAGTGGAGGACCTTACAACCATGCCGCTGATTGGTGGTCCCTGGGTGTCTTGCTTTTCTCTCTGGCAACGGGAAAG TTTCCAGTGGCTGCAGAGAGAGATCATGTGGCCATGTTGGCAAGTGTGACCCACAGTGACTCTGAGATCCCAGCTTCTCTTAACCAGGGCCTCTCACTCCTGCTCCATGAG CTCTTATGCCAGAACCCCCTCCATCGTCTACGTTATCTGCATCACTTCCAGGTCCACCCTTTCTTTCGGGGTGTGGCCTTTGACCCAGAGCTCCTACAGAAGCAGCCAGTGAACTTTGTCACGGAGACACAAGCTACGCAGCCCAGTTCAGCAGAGACCATGCCCTTCGACGACTTTGACTGTGATCTGGAGTCCTTCCTGCTCTACCCTATCCCTGCTTGA
- the RSKR gene encoding ribosomal protein S6 kinase-related protein isoform X9 produces MGAVSCRQGQNTRVAVSHKQGGNIRGPWARGWKSLWSDVGTIRSDLEELWELRGHHYLHRESLKPAPLLKSLPEWPVPQFINLFLPEFPIRPIRGQQQLKMENILLDERGHLKLTDFGLSRHLPQGARAYTICGTLQYMAPEVLSGGPYNHAADWWSLGVLLFSLATGKFPVAAERDHVAMLASVTHSDSEIPASLNQGLSLLLHELLCQNPLHRLRYLHHFQVHPFFRGVAFDPELLQKQPVNFVTETQATQPSSAETMPFDDFDCDLESFLLYPIPA; encoded by the exons atgGGAGCAGTAAGCTGTCGGCAGGGGCAAAACACCCGGGTGGCTGTTTCTCACAAG CAGGGTGGCAACATCCGGGGCCCCTGGGCCCGAGGCTGGAAGAGCCTCTGGTCAGATGTGGGAACCATCAGGTCAGATCTGGAAGAACTCTGGGAACTACGGGGGCATCACTATCTGCACCGGGAGTCCCTAAAGCCAGCCCCACTACTGAAGTCTCTGCCAGAGTGGCCAGTGCCTCAGTTCATCAACCTCTTTCTACCAGAGTTTCCCATTAGGCCCATTAGGGGGCAGCAGCAGCTGAAG ATGGAGAATATTCTTCTAGATGAACGAG GCCATCTGAAACTGACAGACTTTGGTCTGTCCCGCCACCTGCCCCAGGGAGCTCGAGCCTACACTATCTGTGGCACTCTTCAGTACATGG CCCCAGAGGTCCTAAGTGGAGGACCTTACAACCATGCCGCTGATTGGTGGTCCCTGGGTGTCTTGCTTTTCTCTCTGGCAACGGGAAAG TTTCCAGTGGCTGCAGAGAGAGATCATGTGGCCATGTTGGCAAGTGTGACCCACAGTGACTCTGAGATCCCAGCTTCTCTTAACCAGGGCCTCTCACTCCTGCTCCATGAG CTCTTATGCCAGAACCCCCTCCATCGTCTACGTTATCTGCATCACTTCCAGGTCCACCCTTTCTTTCGGGGTGTGGCCTTTGACCCAGAGCTCCTACAGAAGCAGCCAGTGAACTTTGTCACGGAGACACAAGCTACGCAGCCCAGTTCAGCAGAGACCATGCCCTTCGACGACTTTGACTGTGATCTGGAGTCCTTCCTGCTCTACCCTATCCCTGCTTGA
- the RSKR gene encoding ribosomal protein S6 kinase-related protein isoform X2, producing MGAVSCRQGQNTRVAVSHKGGNIRGPWARGWKSLWSDVGTIRSDLEELWELRGHHYLHRESLKPAPLLKSLPEWPVPQFINLFLPEFPIRPIRGQQQLKILGLVAKGSFGTVLKVLDCTQKAIFAVKVVPKVKVLQRDTVRQCKEEVSIQRQINHPFVHSLGDSWQGKRHLFIMCSYCSTDLYSLWSAVGCFPEASIRLFAAELVLVLCYLHDLGIMHRDVKMENILLDERGHLKLTDFGLSRHLPQGARAYTICGTLQYMAPEVLSGGPYNHAADWWSLGVLLFSLATGKFPVAAERDHVAMLASVTHSDSEIPASLNQGLSLLLHELLCQNPLHRLRYLHHFQVHPFFRGVAFDPELLQKQPVNFVTETQATQPSSAETMPFDDFDCDLESFLLYPIPA from the exons atgGGAGCAGTAAGCTGTCGGCAGGGGCAAAACACCCGGGTGGCTGTTTCTCACAAG GGTGGCAACATCCGGGGCCCCTGGGCCCGAGGCTGGAAGAGCCTCTGGTCAGATGTGGGAACCATCAGGTCAGATCTGGAAGAACTCTGGGAACTACGGGGGCATCACTATCTGCACCGGGAGTCCCTAAAGCCAGCCCCACTACTGAAGTCTCTGCCAGAGTGGCCAGTGCCTCAGTTCATCAACCTCTTTCTACCAGAGTTTCCCATTAGGCCCATTAGGGGGCAGCAGCAGCTGAAG ATTTTAGGCCTTGTGGCTAAAGGCTCCTTTGGAACTGTCCTCAAGGTGCTAGATTGCACCCAGAAAGCTATATTTGCAGTGAAG GTGGTGCCCAAGGTAAAGGTCCTACAGAGGGACACTGTGAGGCAGTGCAAAGAGGAGGTTAGCATCCAG CGACAGATCAACCATCCCTTTGTACACAGCTTGGGGGACAGCTGGCAGGGAAAACGGCACCTTTTCATTA TGTGTAGCTACTGCAGCACAGATCTGTACTCCCTTTGGTCGGCTGTTGGCTGCTTTCCTGAGGCTTCCATCCGTCTCTTTGCTGCCGAGTTGGTCCTGGTACTGT GTTATCTCCATGACTTGGGCATCATGCATCGAGATGTGAAG ATGGAGAATATTCTTCTAGATGAACGAG GCCATCTGAAACTGACAGACTTTGGTCTGTCCCGCCACCTGCCCCAGGGAGCTCGAGCCTACACTATCTGTGGCACTCTTCAGTACATGG CCCCAGAGGTCCTAAGTGGAGGACCTTACAACCATGCCGCTGATTGGTGGTCCCTGGGTGTCTTGCTTTTCTCTCTGGCAACGGGAAAG TTTCCAGTGGCTGCAGAGAGAGATCATGTGGCCATGTTGGCAAGTGTGACCCACAGTGACTCTGAGATCCCAGCTTCTCTTAACCAGGGCCTCTCACTCCTGCTCCATGAG CTCTTATGCCAGAACCCCCTCCATCGTCTACGTTATCTGCATCACTTCCAGGTCCACCCTTTCTTTCGGGGTGTGGCCTTTGACCCAGAGCTCCTACAGAAGCAGCCAGTGAACTTTGTCACGGAGACACAAGCTACGCAGCCCAGTTCAGCAGAGACCATGCCCTTCGACGACTTTGACTGTGATCTGGAGTCCTTCCTGCTCTACCCTATCCCTGCTTGA
- the RSKR gene encoding ribosomal protein S6 kinase-related protein isoform X5 — MGAVSCRQGQNTRVAVSHKQGGNIRGPWARGWKSLWSDVGTIRSDLEELWELRGHHYLHRESLKPAPLLKSLPEWPVPQFINLFLPEFPIRPIRGQQQLKILGLVAKGSFGTVLKVLDCTQKAIFAVKVVPKVKVLQRDTVRQCKEEVSIQRQINHPFVHSLGDSWQGKRHLFISYLHDLGIMHRDVKMENILLDERGHLKLTDFGLSRHLPQGARAYTICGTLQYMAPEVLSGGPYNHAADWWSLGVLLFSLATGKFPVAAERDHVAMLASVTHSDSEIPASLNQGLSLLLHELLCQNPLHRLRYLHHFQVHPFFRGVAFDPELLQKQPVNFVTETQATQPSSAETMPFDDFDCDLESFLLYPIPA; from the exons atgGGAGCAGTAAGCTGTCGGCAGGGGCAAAACACCCGGGTGGCTGTTTCTCACAAG CAGGGTGGCAACATCCGGGGCCCCTGGGCCCGAGGCTGGAAGAGCCTCTGGTCAGATGTGGGAACCATCAGGTCAGATCTGGAAGAACTCTGGGAACTACGGGGGCATCACTATCTGCACCGGGAGTCCCTAAAGCCAGCCCCACTACTGAAGTCTCTGCCAGAGTGGCCAGTGCCTCAGTTCATCAACCTCTTTCTACCAGAGTTTCCCATTAGGCCCATTAGGGGGCAGCAGCAGCTGAAG ATTTTAGGCCTTGTGGCTAAAGGCTCCTTTGGAACTGTCCTCAAGGTGCTAGATTGCACCCAGAAAGCTATATTTGCAGTGAAG GTGGTGCCCAAGGTAAAGGTCCTACAGAGGGACACTGTGAGGCAGTGCAAAGAGGAGGTTAGCATCCAG CGACAGATCAACCATCCCTTTGTACACAGCTTGGGGGACAGCTGGCAGGGAAAACGGCACCTTTTCATTA GTTATCTCCATGACTTGGGCATCATGCATCGAGATGTGAAG ATGGAGAATATTCTTCTAGATGAACGAG GCCATCTGAAACTGACAGACTTTGGTCTGTCCCGCCACCTGCCCCAGGGAGCTCGAGCCTACACTATCTGTGGCACTCTTCAGTACATGG CCCCAGAGGTCCTAAGTGGAGGACCTTACAACCATGCCGCTGATTGGTGGTCCCTGGGTGTCTTGCTTTTCTCTCTGGCAACGGGAAAG TTTCCAGTGGCTGCAGAGAGAGATCATGTGGCCATGTTGGCAAGTGTGACCCACAGTGACTCTGAGATCCCAGCTTCTCTTAACCAGGGCCTCTCACTCCTGCTCCATGAG CTCTTATGCCAGAACCCCCTCCATCGTCTACGTTATCTGCATCACTTCCAGGTCCACCCTTTCTTTCGGGGTGTGGCCTTTGACCCAGAGCTCCTACAGAAGCAGCCAGTGAACTTTGTCACGGAGACACAAGCTACGCAGCCCAGTTCAGCAGAGACCATGCCCTTCGACGACTTTGACTGTGATCTGGAGTCCTTCCTGCTCTACCCTATCCCTGCTTGA
- the RSKR gene encoding ribosomal protein S6 kinase-related protein isoform X6 — MGAVSCRQGQNTRVAVSHKQGGNIRGPWARGWKSLWSDVGTIRSDLEELWELRGHHYLHRESLKPAPLLKSLPEWPVPQFINLFLPEFPIRPIRGQQQLKRQINHPFVHSLGDSWQGKRHLFIMCSYCSTDLYSLWSAVGCFPEASIRLFAAELVLVLCYLHDLGIMHRDVKMENILLDERGHLKLTDFGLSRHLPQGARAYTICGTLQYMAPEVLSGGPYNHAADWWSLGVLLFSLATGKFPVAAERDHVAMLASVTHSDSEIPASLNQGLSLLLHELLCQNPLHRLRYLHHFQVHPFFRGVAFDPELLQKQPVNFVTETQATQPSSAETMPFDDFDCDLESFLLYPIPA; from the exons atgGGAGCAGTAAGCTGTCGGCAGGGGCAAAACACCCGGGTGGCTGTTTCTCACAAG CAGGGTGGCAACATCCGGGGCCCCTGGGCCCGAGGCTGGAAGAGCCTCTGGTCAGATGTGGGAACCATCAGGTCAGATCTGGAAGAACTCTGGGAACTACGGGGGCATCACTATCTGCACCGGGAGTCCCTAAAGCCAGCCCCACTACTGAAGTCTCTGCCAGAGTGGCCAGTGCCTCAGTTCATCAACCTCTTTCTACCAGAGTTTCCCATTAGGCCCATTAGGGGGCAGCAGCAGCTGAAG CGACAGATCAACCATCCCTTTGTACACAGCTTGGGGGACAGCTGGCAGGGAAAACGGCACCTTTTCATTA TGTGTAGCTACTGCAGCACAGATCTGTACTCCCTTTGGTCGGCTGTTGGCTGCTTTCCTGAGGCTTCCATCCGTCTCTTTGCTGCCGAGTTGGTCCTGGTACTGT GTTATCTCCATGACTTGGGCATCATGCATCGAGATGTGAAG ATGGAGAATATTCTTCTAGATGAACGAG GCCATCTGAAACTGACAGACTTTGGTCTGTCCCGCCACCTGCCCCAGGGAGCTCGAGCCTACACTATCTGTGGCACTCTTCAGTACATGG CCCCAGAGGTCCTAAGTGGAGGACCTTACAACCATGCCGCTGATTGGTGGTCCCTGGGTGTCTTGCTTTTCTCTCTGGCAACGGGAAAG TTTCCAGTGGCTGCAGAGAGAGATCATGTGGCCATGTTGGCAAGTGTGACCCACAGTGACTCTGAGATCCCAGCTTCTCTTAACCAGGGCCTCTCACTCCTGCTCCATGAG CTCTTATGCCAGAACCCCCTCCATCGTCTACGTTATCTGCATCACTTCCAGGTCCACCCTTTCTTTCGGGGTGTGGCCTTTGACCCAGAGCTCCTACAGAAGCAGCCAGTGAACTTTGTCACGGAGACACAAGCTACGCAGCCCAGTTCAGCAGAGACCATGCCCTTCGACGACTTTGACTGTGATCTGGAGTCCTTCCTGCTCTACCCTATCCCTGCTTGA
- the RSKR gene encoding ribosomal protein S6 kinase-related protein isoform X7: MGAVSCRQGQNTRVAVSHKQGGNIRGPWARGWKSLWSDVGTIRSDLEELWELRGHHYLHRESLKPAPLLKSLPEWPVPQFINLFLPEFPIRPIRGQQQLKRQINHPFVHSLGDSWQGKRHLFISYLHDLGIMHRDVKMENILLDERGHLKLTDFGLSRHLPQGARAYTICGTLQYMAPEVLSGGPYNHAADWWSLGVLLFSLATGKFPVAAERDHVAMLASVTHSDSEIPASLNQGLSLLLHELLCQNPLHRLRYLHHFQVHPFFRGVAFDPELLQKQPVNFVTETQATQPSSAETMPFDDFDCDLESFLLYPIPA; encoded by the exons atgGGAGCAGTAAGCTGTCGGCAGGGGCAAAACACCCGGGTGGCTGTTTCTCACAAG CAGGGTGGCAACATCCGGGGCCCCTGGGCCCGAGGCTGGAAGAGCCTCTGGTCAGATGTGGGAACCATCAGGTCAGATCTGGAAGAACTCTGGGAACTACGGGGGCATCACTATCTGCACCGGGAGTCCCTAAAGCCAGCCCCACTACTGAAGTCTCTGCCAGAGTGGCCAGTGCCTCAGTTCATCAACCTCTTTCTACCAGAGTTTCCCATTAGGCCCATTAGGGGGCAGCAGCAGCTGAAG CGACAGATCAACCATCCCTTTGTACACAGCTTGGGGGACAGCTGGCAGGGAAAACGGCACCTTTTCATTA GTTATCTCCATGACTTGGGCATCATGCATCGAGATGTGAAG ATGGAGAATATTCTTCTAGATGAACGAG GCCATCTGAAACTGACAGACTTTGGTCTGTCCCGCCACCTGCCCCAGGGAGCTCGAGCCTACACTATCTGTGGCACTCTTCAGTACATGG CCCCAGAGGTCCTAAGTGGAGGACCTTACAACCATGCCGCTGATTGGTGGTCCCTGGGTGTCTTGCTTTTCTCTCTGGCAACGGGAAAG TTTCCAGTGGCTGCAGAGAGAGATCATGTGGCCATGTTGGCAAGTGTGACCCACAGTGACTCTGAGATCCCAGCTTCTCTTAACCAGGGCCTCTCACTCCTGCTCCATGAG CTCTTATGCCAGAACCCCCTCCATCGTCTACGTTATCTGCATCACTTCCAGGTCCACCCTTTCTTTCGGGGTGTGGCCTTTGACCCAGAGCTCCTACAGAAGCAGCCAGTGAACTTTGTCACGGAGACACAAGCTACGCAGCCCAGTTCAGCAGAGACCATGCCCTTCGACGACTTTGACTGTGATCTGGAGTCCTTCCTGCTCTACCCTATCCCTGCTTGA
- the RSKR gene encoding ribosomal protein S6 kinase-related protein isoform X3 — translation MGAVSCRQGQNTRVAVSHKQGGNIRGPWARGWKSLWSDVGTIRSDLEELWELRGHHYLHRESLKPAPLLKSLPEWPVPQFINLFLPEFPIRPIRGQQQLKILGLVAKGSFGTVLKVLDCTQKAIFAVKVVPKVKVLQRDTVRQCKEEVSIQRQINHPFVHSLGDSWQGKRHLFIMCSYCSTDLYSLWSAVGCFPEASIRLFAAELVLVLCYLHDLGIMHRDVKMENILLDERGHLKLTDFGLSRHLPQGARAYTICGTLQYMAPEVLSGGPYNHAADWWSLGVLLFSLATGKFPVAAERDHVAMLASVTHSDSEIPASLNQGLSLLLHEVHPFFRGVAFDPELLQKQPVNFVTETQATQPSSAETMPFDDFDCDLESFLLYPIPA, via the exons atgGGAGCAGTAAGCTGTCGGCAGGGGCAAAACACCCGGGTGGCTGTTTCTCACAAG CAGGGTGGCAACATCCGGGGCCCCTGGGCCCGAGGCTGGAAGAGCCTCTGGTCAGATGTGGGAACCATCAGGTCAGATCTGGAAGAACTCTGGGAACTACGGGGGCATCACTATCTGCACCGGGAGTCCCTAAAGCCAGCCCCACTACTGAAGTCTCTGCCAGAGTGGCCAGTGCCTCAGTTCATCAACCTCTTTCTACCAGAGTTTCCCATTAGGCCCATTAGGGGGCAGCAGCAGCTGAAG ATTTTAGGCCTTGTGGCTAAAGGCTCCTTTGGAACTGTCCTCAAGGTGCTAGATTGCACCCAGAAAGCTATATTTGCAGTGAAG GTGGTGCCCAAGGTAAAGGTCCTACAGAGGGACACTGTGAGGCAGTGCAAAGAGGAGGTTAGCATCCAG CGACAGATCAACCATCCCTTTGTACACAGCTTGGGGGACAGCTGGCAGGGAAAACGGCACCTTTTCATTA TGTGTAGCTACTGCAGCACAGATCTGTACTCCCTTTGGTCGGCTGTTGGCTGCTTTCCTGAGGCTTCCATCCGTCTCTTTGCTGCCGAGTTGGTCCTGGTACTGT GTTATCTCCATGACTTGGGCATCATGCATCGAGATGTGAAG ATGGAGAATATTCTTCTAGATGAACGAG GCCATCTGAAACTGACAGACTTTGGTCTGTCCCGCCACCTGCCCCAGGGAGCTCGAGCCTACACTATCTGTGGCACTCTTCAGTACATGG CCCCAGAGGTCCTAAGTGGAGGACCTTACAACCATGCCGCTGATTGGTGGTCCCTGGGTGTCTTGCTTTTCTCTCTGGCAACGGGAAAG TTTCCAGTGGCTGCAGAGAGAGATCATGTGGCCATGTTGGCAAGTGTGACCCACAGTGACTCTGAGATCCCAGCTTCTCTTAACCAGGGCCTCTCACTCCTGCTCCATGAG GTCCACCCTTTCTTTCGGGGTGTGGCCTTTGACCCAGAGCTCCTACAGAAGCAGCCAGTGAACTTTGTCACGGAGACACAAGCTACGCAGCCCAGTTCAGCAGAGACCATGCCCTTCGACGACTTTGACTGTGATCTGGAGTCCTTCCTGCTCTACCCTATCCCTGCTTGA
- the RSKR gene encoding ribosomal protein S6 kinase-related protein isoform X1 — MGAVSCRQGQNTRVAVSHKQGGNIRGPWARGWKSLWSDVGTIRSDLEELWELRGHHYLHRESLKPAPLLKSLPEWPVPQFINLFLPEFPIRPIRGQQQLKILGLVAKGSFGTVLKVLDCTQKAIFAVKVVPKVKVLQRDTVRQCKEEVSIQRQINHPFVHSLGDSWQGKRHLFIMCSYCSTDLYSLWSAVGCFPEASIRLFAAELVLVLCYLHDLGIMHRDVKMENILLDERGHLKLTDFGLSRHLPQGARAYTICGTLQYMAPEVLSGGPYNHAADWWSLGVLLFSLATGKFPVAAERDHVAMLASVTHSDSEIPASLNQGLSLLLHELLCQNPLHRLRYLHHFQVHPFFRGVAFDPELLQKQPVNFVTETQATQPSSAETMPFDDFDCDLESFLLYPIPA; from the exons atgGGAGCAGTAAGCTGTCGGCAGGGGCAAAACACCCGGGTGGCTGTTTCTCACAAG CAGGGTGGCAACATCCGGGGCCCCTGGGCCCGAGGCTGGAAGAGCCTCTGGTCAGATGTGGGAACCATCAGGTCAGATCTGGAAGAACTCTGGGAACTACGGGGGCATCACTATCTGCACCGGGAGTCCCTAAAGCCAGCCCCACTACTGAAGTCTCTGCCAGAGTGGCCAGTGCCTCAGTTCATCAACCTCTTTCTACCAGAGTTTCCCATTAGGCCCATTAGGGGGCAGCAGCAGCTGAAG ATTTTAGGCCTTGTGGCTAAAGGCTCCTTTGGAACTGTCCTCAAGGTGCTAGATTGCACCCAGAAAGCTATATTTGCAGTGAAG GTGGTGCCCAAGGTAAAGGTCCTACAGAGGGACACTGTGAGGCAGTGCAAAGAGGAGGTTAGCATCCAG CGACAGATCAACCATCCCTTTGTACACAGCTTGGGGGACAGCTGGCAGGGAAAACGGCACCTTTTCATTA TGTGTAGCTACTGCAGCACAGATCTGTACTCCCTTTGGTCGGCTGTTGGCTGCTTTCCTGAGGCTTCCATCCGTCTCTTTGCTGCCGAGTTGGTCCTGGTACTGT GTTATCTCCATGACTTGGGCATCATGCATCGAGATGTGAAG ATGGAGAATATTCTTCTAGATGAACGAG GCCATCTGAAACTGACAGACTTTGGTCTGTCCCGCCACCTGCCCCAGGGAGCTCGAGCCTACACTATCTGTGGCACTCTTCAGTACATGG CCCCAGAGGTCCTAAGTGGAGGACCTTACAACCATGCCGCTGATTGGTGGTCCCTGGGTGTCTTGCTTTTCTCTCTGGCAACGGGAAAG TTTCCAGTGGCTGCAGAGAGAGATCATGTGGCCATGTTGGCAAGTGTGACCCACAGTGACTCTGAGATCCCAGCTTCTCTTAACCAGGGCCTCTCACTCCTGCTCCATGAG CTCTTATGCCAGAACCCCCTCCATCGTCTACGTTATCTGCATCACTTCCAGGTCCACCCTTTCTTTCGGGGTGTGGCCTTTGACCCAGAGCTCCTACAGAAGCAGCCAGTGAACTTTGTCACGGAGACACAAGCTACGCAGCCCAGTTCAGCAGAGACCATGCCCTTCGACGACTTTGACTGTGATCTGGAGTCCTTCCTGCTCTACCCTATCCCTGCTTGA
- the RSKR gene encoding ribosomal protein S6 kinase-related protein isoform X4 encodes MGAVSCRQGQNTRVAVSHKQGGNIRGPWARGWKSLWSDVGTIRSDLEELWELRGHHYLHRESLKPAPLLKSLPEWPVPQFINLFLPEFPIRPIRGQQQLKILGLVAKGSFGTVLKVLDCTQKAIFAVKRQINHPFVHSLGDSWQGKRHLFIMCSYCSTDLYSLWSAVGCFPEASIRLFAAELVLVLCYLHDLGIMHRDVKMENILLDERGHLKLTDFGLSRHLPQGARAYTICGTLQYMAPEVLSGGPYNHAADWWSLGVLLFSLATGKFPVAAERDHVAMLASVTHSDSEIPASLNQGLSLLLHELLCQNPLHRLRYLHHFQVHPFFRGVAFDPELLQKQPVNFVTETQATQPSSAETMPFDDFDCDLESFLLYPIPA; translated from the exons atgGGAGCAGTAAGCTGTCGGCAGGGGCAAAACACCCGGGTGGCTGTTTCTCACAAG CAGGGTGGCAACATCCGGGGCCCCTGGGCCCGAGGCTGGAAGAGCCTCTGGTCAGATGTGGGAACCATCAGGTCAGATCTGGAAGAACTCTGGGAACTACGGGGGCATCACTATCTGCACCGGGAGTCCCTAAAGCCAGCCCCACTACTGAAGTCTCTGCCAGAGTGGCCAGTGCCTCAGTTCATCAACCTCTTTCTACCAGAGTTTCCCATTAGGCCCATTAGGGGGCAGCAGCAGCTGAAG ATTTTAGGCCTTGTGGCTAAAGGCTCCTTTGGAACTGTCCTCAAGGTGCTAGATTGCACCCAGAAAGCTATATTTGCAGTGAAG CGACAGATCAACCATCCCTTTGTACACAGCTTGGGGGACAGCTGGCAGGGAAAACGGCACCTTTTCATTA TGTGTAGCTACTGCAGCACAGATCTGTACTCCCTTTGGTCGGCTGTTGGCTGCTTTCCTGAGGCTTCCATCCGTCTCTTTGCTGCCGAGTTGGTCCTGGTACTGT GTTATCTCCATGACTTGGGCATCATGCATCGAGATGTGAAG ATGGAGAATATTCTTCTAGATGAACGAG GCCATCTGAAACTGACAGACTTTGGTCTGTCCCGCCACCTGCCCCAGGGAGCTCGAGCCTACACTATCTGTGGCACTCTTCAGTACATGG CCCCAGAGGTCCTAAGTGGAGGACCTTACAACCATGCCGCTGATTGGTGGTCCCTGGGTGTCTTGCTTTTCTCTCTGGCAACGGGAAAG TTTCCAGTGGCTGCAGAGAGAGATCATGTGGCCATGTTGGCAAGTGTGACCCACAGTGACTCTGAGATCCCAGCTTCTCTTAACCAGGGCCTCTCACTCCTGCTCCATGAG CTCTTATGCCAGAACCCCCTCCATCGTCTACGTTATCTGCATCACTTCCAGGTCCACCCTTTCTTTCGGGGTGTGGCCTTTGACCCAGAGCTCCTACAGAAGCAGCCAGTGAACTTTGTCACGGAGACACAAGCTACGCAGCCCAGTTCAGCAGAGACCATGCCCTTCGACGACTTTGACTGTGATCTGGAGTCCTTCCTGCTCTACCCTATCCCTGCTTGA